One window of the Bacteroidota bacterium genome contains the following:
- a CDS encoding SUF system Fe-S cluster assembly protein, with amino-acid sequence MSEVITEEQVQTGIIEVLKTVFDPEIPVNIFDLGLIYEINVLADFNVEIVMTLTSPNCPVAGILPGEVEEKAKTVAGVKDVTLELVFEPPWNQEMMSEEAKLELGFL; translated from the coding sequence GTGAGTGAAGTGATTACTGAAGAACAGGTTCAAACTGGAATCATCGAAGTTCTTAAGACGGTGTTCGATCCCGAGATTCCGGTTAATATCTTTGATTTGGGTTTAATATACGAAATCAATGTTCTGGCTGATTTTAATGTAGAGATAGTGATGACCCTCACTTCACCCAATTGTCCGGTGGCAGGAATACTGCCCGGAGAAGTAGAAGAAAAAGCAAAAACAGTAGCAGGGGTAAAAGATGTAACCTTAGAATTGGTCTTCGAACCGCCTTGGAATCAGGAGATGATGAGCGAAGAAGCAAAATTGGAATTAGGATTTTTATAA
- a CDS encoding peptide chain release factor 3 yields MGLKEEINTRRTFGIISHPDAGKTTLTEKLLLFGGAIQTAGAVKSNKIKKTATSDFMEIEKQRGISVATSVMSFEYKDKLINILDTPGHKDFAEDTYRTLTAVDSVIMVVDSVKGVEVQTRRLMEVCAMRKTPVIVFINKLDREGRDPFDLLDEIEKELKIRVRPLSWPINRGTLFKGVYNLHKKYLNLFKPSTTKVADEVLNITDINDQELDVMVGEKDATQLREDVETLEIVYDTFDVAEYLKGNLAPVFFGSAVNNFGVQELLDTFLEISPTPRGRETDTRFVEPDEKKMTGFIFKIHANLDPKHRDRIAFMRIVSGTFERHTYYHHVRLNKKFRFSTPVTFMAQSKNIVDEAYPGDVVGLYDTGSFKIGDVLTEGENFQIRGIPSFSPEIFKELVNTDPMKSKQLEKGITQLTDEGVAQLFTQQPGNRRFVGAVGELQFEVIQYRLLHEYAASCRFEPISMTRACWLRSDNQQKLEDFIRFKHSNIVHDKDGHLVYLAPSEWFLKMERENNPEIEFHFNSEFKTEVV; encoded by the coding sequence ATGGGATTAAAGGAGGAAATCAACACACGAAGAACGTTCGGCATTATCAGTCACCCCGATGCGGGCAAAACCACGCTGACCGAAAAGCTATTGCTTTTTGGCGGCGCCATTCAAACGGCGGGCGCGGTGAAGAGCAATAAGATCAAGAAGACGGCTACCAGCGATTTTATGGAGATTGAAAAGCAGCGGGGAATATCTGTGGCTACTTCCGTTATGAGTTTTGAATATAAAGACAAGCTCATCAACATTCTCGATACGCCCGGCCACAAAGATTTTGCTGAAGATACCTATCGCACCCTCACCGCCGTGGACTCGGTCATTATGGTCGTAGATTCGGTGAAAGGAGTGGAGGTGCAAACCCGCAGATTGATGGAGGTCTGCGCCATGCGGAAAACGCCAGTAATTGTGTTCATCAACAAATTAGACCGCGAGGGACGCGACCCGTTTGATTTGTTGGATGAAATAGAGAAGGAATTGAAGATTCGTGTGCGCCCGCTTTCCTGGCCTATCAACCGGGGAACTTTGTTCAAGGGGGTTTATAATTTACACAAAAAATATCTGAATCTTTTTAAACCCAGCACTACCAAAGTAGCGGATGAGGTGCTGAATATCACTGATATTAACGATCAGGAATTGGATGTTATGGTCGGCGAGAAAGATGCCACCCAACTGCGCGAAGATGTGGAGACGCTGGAAATCGTTTACGATACTTTTGACGTAGCCGAATATTTGAAGGGAAATCTTGCTCCGGTGTTCTTTGGCTCTGCGGTCAATAACTTCGGAGTACAAGAATTGCTCGATACCTTTTTAGAAATTAGTCCTACACCGCGTGGCAGAGAAACCGATACGCGCTTTGTAGAGCCGGATGAAAAAAAGATGACTGGCTTTATCTTTAAAATCCATGCCAACCTGGACCCTAAGCACCGTGACCGGATAGCTTTTATGCGGATAGTGAGCGGAACTTTTGAGCGACATACCTATTATCACCATGTCCGGTTGAATAAAAAATTCCGGTTCAGTACACCCGTTACCTTTATGGCACAATCCAAAAACATTGTGGATGAAGCCTATCCCGGCGATGTGGTCGGGCTATATGATACCGGCAGTTTCAAAATTGGCGACGTGTTGACCGAAGGGGAGAATTTCCAGATAAGAGGCATTCCTTCCTTCTCTCCCGAAATATTTAAGGAACTGGTAAACACCGACCCGATGAAAAGCAAGCAGTTGGAAAAAGGAATCACGCAACTGACCGACGAAGGCGTAGCACAGTTATTTACCCAACAGCCCGGCAACCGGAGGTTTGTAGGCGCGGTAGGAGAGTTGCAATTTGAAGTGATTCAATATCGCTTACTTCACGAATACGCTGCCAGTTGTCGTTTTGAACCGATCAGTATGACGAGGGCCTGTTGGTTGCGATCTGATAATCAGCAGAAACTAGAAGATTTTATCCGCTTTAAACACAGCAATATTGTGCATGATAAAGACGGGCACTTGGTATATCTCGCCCCTTCGGAGTGGTTCCTCAAGATGGAGCGTGAAAACAATCCTGAGATTGAGTTTCACTTTAATTCTGAATTCAAAACAGAGGTGGTTTAA
- a CDS encoding BrxA/BrxB family bacilliredoxin, producing MYPQELIAPMKADLAQVGFEELLTPADVDTALKPDSGTVLLVFNSVCGCAAGSARPAIKAAVKESTKLPMKLVSAFAGVDTEAVSKAREYTLPYPASSPSIALFKDGKLVHFVERHQIEGNSAETVTAHLKKIFEHYC from the coding sequence ATGTATCCACAAGAATTAATAGCACCGATGAAAGCCGACTTAGCACAAGTTGGTTTTGAAGAATTATTAACCCCTGCCGATGTTGACACTGCGTTGAAGCCGGACAGCGGTACAGTACTTTTAGTATTTAACTCTGTTTGCGGATGTGCAGCCGGTTCAGCTCGTCCTGCTATCAAAGCGGCAGTAAAAGAATCTACCAAACTTCCGATGAAACTGGTCTCAGCCTTTGCAGGCGTAGATACAGAAGCAGTAAGCAAGGCCAGAGAATATACCTTGCCTTATCCCGCATCTTCTCCCAGTATTGCGTTGTTCAAAGATGGGAAGCTTGTACACTTTGTTGAGCGCCACCAAATAGAAGGAAATAGCGCGGAAACAGTCACGGCACATCTCAAAAAGATTTTCGAACATTATTGTTAG
- a CDS encoding 2Fe-2S iron-sulfur cluster binding domain-containing protein, with protein MSKFHKLKVSGVKNEIAEAVSVSFEVPEEIKQHYIYHPGQYTTLKLLINGEHVNRSYSFCSSPYLNEPLTIAVKRVSGGKGSNFINDNFKPGIEIEVMEPMGNFHAPIEASNQKHYILFAGGSGITPIISILKSVLTKEPQSKVTLFYGNRNESSIIFKDKLEEASAQHSDRLKLVHIFDAPASSAWPYTGYMVKDMALRLMRENTDLNFQQAVFFICGPTPMMKSIEEALGTLQISKEQIHIEYFTARLDEDKKAADVGAAVIGDVPFEGKTKVKIIYDGKEREFEVSGKETILEAALDAGYDPPYSCMVAACCTCRAKLVSGKVEMDDRESLTDGEIAKGYVLTCQSHPKSHGIVLNYDV; from the coding sequence ATGTCTAAATTCCATAAACTCAAGGTGTCGGGAGTAAAGAATGAAATTGCGGAAGCAGTTTCGGTATCTTTTGAAGTGCCTGAAGAGATAAAACAACATTACATTTATCACCCTGGCCAATACACTACACTTAAATTACTCATCAACGGAGAGCATGTAAATCGTTCTTATTCGTTTTGCAGTTCTCCATATCTCAATGAACCGCTGACCATTGCGGTTAAAAGAGTATCAGGAGGGAAGGGGTCGAACTTCATCAACGACAACTTCAAGCCGGGGATTGAAATAGAAGTGATGGAGCCGATGGGTAATTTCCACGCTCCTATTGAAGCGAGTAATCAAAAGCATTATATATTGTTTGCTGGAGGTTCCGGCATCACTCCGATTATCTCCATTCTTAAATCGGTCTTAACAAAAGAACCTCAAAGTAAGGTGACGCTCTTTTACGGAAACCGAAATGAGAGCAGTATTATTTTTAAGGATAAACTGGAGGAGGCTTCGGCGCAACATTCCGACAGACTTAAACTGGTTCATATTTTTGATGCACCGGCTAGTAGCGCATGGCCTTATACCGGCTATATGGTCAAGGATATGGCTTTAAGGCTTATGCGTGAAAATACCGATCTGAACTTTCAGCAAGCGGTGTTCTTCATCTGTGGACCTACTCCGATGATGAAGAGTATTGAGGAGGCATTGGGGACGCTACAAATTTCCAAAGAGCAAATTCATATTGAATATTTTACTGCGAGATTAGATGAAGATAAAAAGGCTGCCGATGTGGGTGCTGCAGTGATAGGTGATGTCCCTTTTGAGGGAAAAACAAAAGTGAAGATTATATACGACGGCAAGGAACGTGAGTTTGAGGTGAGCGGAAAAGAAACAATACTAGAAGCAGCTTTAGATGCTGGCTACGACCCTCCCTACTCCTGTATGGTGGCTGCCTGTTGCACTTGTCGTGCTAAATTGGTTTCCGGGAAAGTAGAAATGGATGACCGAGAAAGCCTGACGGATGGGGAGATTGCCAAGGGATATGTATTGACTTGCCAATCGCACCCTAAAAGTCATGGCATTGTCTTGAATTATGACGTGTAA